The Sinomonas sp. P10A9 genome includes a window with the following:
- a CDS encoding L-lactate dehydrogenase produces MAAQTGKLVVVGAGAVGSSAAYAALIRASAREVVLYDIDASKVEAEVLDLAHGTQFTGAASITGGTDVALTAGADVVVITAGAKQKPGQTRLELAGTNARILEGLLPRLLEQSPDAVYVLVTNPCDVLTVIAQRITALPAGRVFASGTVLDTSRLRWLLGEHVGVSRSSVHAYIVGEHGDTEFPLWTCATIGGVPLQDWVDADGSRAFTPESLEALAHEVRTAAYRVIEGKGATNYAIGLSTARIVEAVLGREDAVLPVSTVLSGQYGIDGVALSLPSVVGAGGVRRVLEVPMDDGELARLARSADALRASVQSLGY; encoded by the coding sequence ATGGCAGCTCAGACGGGCAAGCTCGTGGTGGTCGGCGCTGGCGCAGTGGGGAGCTCGGCCGCCTATGCGGCGCTCATCCGAGCCTCCGCGCGCGAGGTGGTTCTGTACGACATCGACGCGTCCAAAGTCGAGGCCGAGGTCTTGGATCTCGCCCACGGCACCCAGTTCACCGGGGCCGCGAGCATCACGGGAGGGACCGACGTCGCGCTCACAGCGGGCGCCGACGTCGTCGTGATCACAGCCGGCGCCAAGCAGAAGCCCGGCCAGACGCGCCTCGAGCTCGCGGGCACCAACGCGCGCATCCTCGAAGGCCTCCTGCCGCGGCTCCTCGAGCAGTCCCCGGATGCTGTATATGTCCTCGTCACCAACCCGTGCGACGTGCTCACGGTGATTGCGCAGCGCATCACGGCGCTGCCCGCGGGCCGCGTCTTCGCCTCCGGAACCGTGCTGGACACCTCGCGGCTGCGGTGGCTCCTGGGCGAGCACGTCGGGGTGTCCCGCTCGAGCGTGCACGCCTACATTGTGGGCGAGCACGGCGACACCGAGTTCCCGCTGTGGACGTGCGCGACGATCGGCGGCGTCCCGCTGCAGGACTGGGTCGACGCGGATGGTTCGAGGGCCTTCACCCCCGAGTCCCTCGAGGCTCTTGCCCACGAGGTCCGCACCGCCGCCTACCGCGTGATCGAGGGCAAGGGCGCCACGAACTACGCGATCGGGCTCTCGACTGCGCGTATCGTCGAGGCGGTGCTCGGGCGCGAGGACGCCGTGCTGCCCGTCTCGACCGTCCTGTCGGGGCAGTACGGGATCGACGGCGTCGCGCTGAGCCTGCCGTCTGTGGTGGGGGCCGGCGGCGTGCGCCGCGTCCTCGAGGTTCCGATGGACGACGGTGAGCTGGCGCGGCTCGCGCGGTCGGCCGATGCGCTGCGGGCCTCGGTTCAGTCGCTGGGGTACTGA
- a CDS encoding 1,4-dihydroxy-2-naphthoyl-CoA synthase translates to MTPSAPTEPPVLPENVSDTFDPTRWRVVEGFDFEDLTYHRQVERDERGGVVRDLPTVRIAFNRPEVRNAFRPGTVDELYRAMDHARMTPDVATVLLTGNGPSPKDGGHAFCSGGDQRIRGREGYKYASGATAETIDPARAGRLHILEVQRLMRTMPKVVIAVVNGWAAGGGHSLHVVSDLTIASREHGRFKQTDATVGSFDAGYGSALLARQIGQKNARAIFFLAREYSAEDMVAMGAVNEAVDHARLEEVALEYAADIARQSPQAIRMLKFAFNLADDGLAGQQVFAGEATRLAYMTDEAVEGRDAFLQKRDPDWSPFPYYF, encoded by the coding sequence GTGACCCCCTCTGCCCCGACCGAGCCCCCCGTCCTGCCCGAGAATGTCTCCGACACGTTCGACCCGACACGCTGGCGCGTCGTCGAGGGCTTCGACTTCGAAGACCTCACATACCACCGGCAGGTCGAGCGGGACGAGCGCGGCGGCGTCGTGCGCGACCTGCCCACGGTGCGGATCGCCTTCAACCGACCCGAGGTGCGCAATGCGTTCCGTCCCGGCACGGTCGATGAGCTGTACCGCGCGATGGACCACGCCCGCATGACACCGGACGTCGCAACCGTGCTGCTGACAGGCAACGGCCCCTCCCCCAAGGACGGCGGCCACGCGTTCTGCTCGGGCGGCGACCAGCGGATCCGCGGCCGTGAGGGCTACAAGTACGCCTCGGGTGCGACCGCCGAGACCATTGACCCCGCGCGCGCGGGCCGGCTCCACATCCTCGAGGTGCAGCGGCTCATGCGGACCATGCCCAAGGTGGTCATCGCCGTCGTGAACGGGTGGGCAGCGGGCGGCGGTCACTCGCTGCACGTCGTCTCGGACCTGACCATCGCGAGCCGCGAGCACGGACGGTTCAAGCAGACGGACGCGACCGTCGGCTCGTTCGACGCCGGCTACGGCTCGGCGCTGCTGGCCCGCCAGATCGGGCAGAAGAACGCCCGCGCCATCTTCTTCCTGGCCCGCGAGTACTCGGCCGAGGACATGGTCGCGATGGGCGCAGTCAACGAGGCCGTGGACCACGCCCGCCTCGAGGAGGTCGCGCTCGAGTACGCGGCCGACATCGCGCGCCAGTCGCCGCAGGCGATCCGCATGCTCAAGTTCGCGTTCAACCTCGCCGACGACGGCCTCGCGGGCCAGCAGGTGTTCGCTGGCGAGGCGACGCGGCTTGCCTACATGACGGACGAGGCCGTCGAGGGCCGCGACGCGTTCCTCCAGAAGCGGGATCCTGACTGGAGCCCGTTCCCGTACTACTTCTGA
- a CDS encoding AMP-binding protein, translating into MNLDPVLKALAAALAGEGPAVEFGPAGGENSGRPRDLRAQAHDGAWRLWRRSESAAALPEGTAVVVRTSGSTGAPKATALTVDALAASSMATAIALKGEGQWLLALPLEYVAGVQVLVRSLFAGTRPWAMDLSGGFTPEAFADAAEQLTDPVRFTSLVPTQLRRLLDDDSPRVQIALARFTAILLGGAPIPPGLLDRARAAGVRVVTTYGSAETCGGCVYDGEPLEGVEVELVDGRVWLGGDVVAAGYVGDPERTAEHFRTDEDGQRWYVSSDVGEIATDGRLRILGRADDVVITGGVKASAARVAAELESLPGVLESFVAGVDDPEWGQALAAAVVLTPPDAPEAGQPEATLAAVREAAVVRLGRLAPKTWLVLEALPHLPNGKPDRRALTDLLRARHAGT; encoded by the coding sequence GTGAACCTGGATCCAGTGCTCAAGGCACTCGCCGCCGCGCTGGCGGGCGAGGGCCCTGCCGTCGAGTTCGGCCCCGCCGGGGGCGAGAACAGCGGCCGCCCGCGGGACCTCCGGGCCCAGGCGCACGACGGCGCGTGGCGGCTGTGGCGCCGATCGGAAAGCGCCGCGGCACTCCCCGAGGGGACGGCAGTAGTGGTGCGCACGTCGGGGTCGACGGGGGCGCCGAAGGCCACAGCGCTCACGGTCGACGCCCTCGCGGCGTCCTCGATGGCCACCGCGATTGCGCTCAAGGGCGAGGGCCAGTGGCTCCTCGCGCTCCCGCTCGAGTACGTAGCGGGCGTTCAGGTGCTGGTCCGGTCGCTGTTCGCGGGCACGCGGCCGTGGGCCATGGACCTCTCCGGAGGGTTCACTCCGGAAGCGTTCGCGGACGCCGCAGAGCAGCTCACGGACCCGGTCCGGTTCACGTCGCTCGTCCCGACCCAGCTGCGCCGCCTCCTCGACGACGACTCCCCGCGCGTGCAGATCGCGCTCGCGCGGTTCACGGCGATCCTGCTCGGCGGGGCGCCCATCCCGCCCGGGCTCCTGGACCGCGCGCGGGCGGCCGGTGTGCGGGTCGTCACCACATACGGCTCGGCCGAGACATGCGGCGGGTGTGTGTACGACGGCGAGCCGCTCGAGGGCGTCGAGGTCGAGCTCGTGGACGGCCGGGTGTGGCTCGGCGGCGACGTTGTCGCGGCCGGCTACGTGGGCGACCCTGAGCGCACGGCCGAGCATTTCCGCACCGACGAGGACGGCCAACGCTGGTATGTGAGCTCGGACGTGGGCGAGATCGCCACGGACGGCCGACTGCGGATCCTGGGCCGCGCGGACGACGTAGTGATCACGGGCGGCGTGAAGGCCTCCGCCGCGCGGGTGGCCGCGGAGCTCGAGTCGCTGCCGGGGGTCCTCGAGTCGTTCGTGGCAGGCGTGGATGACCCCGAATGGGGGCAGGCGCTCGCGGCGGCCGTGGTCCTCACGCCGCCGGACGCGCCCGAAGCAGGCCAGCCCGAGGCGACACTCGCCGCAGTGCGGGAGGCCGCCGTCGTGCGCCTCGGCAGGCTCGCCCCGAAGACCTGGCTCGTCCTCGAGGCCCTCCCCCACCTGCCCAACGGCAAGCCCGACCGGCGCGCGCTCACCGACCTTCTGCGGGCGCGGCACGCTGGCACGTAA
- a CDS encoding 1,4-dihydroxy-2-naphthoate polyprenyltransferase — MATTAQWISGSRPRTLPMAVAPVVIGSAAAFGLGAFKPVNALLAALVALALQVGVNYANDYSDGIRGTDDDRVGPFRLTGSKAAQPAAVKRAAFLAFGVAMLFGLFLVVLSQAWWLLLVGAGCVAAAWGYTGGKHPYGYMGLGDVFVFIFFGLVATLGTTFTQAGTLSAAAWVGAIGTGLISDALLMANNVRDIPTDRASGKRTLAVRLGDARARRAYLLMLGVAVLGPLVLVPWNPWMLIVLLLVPACVTPSWIMLGGKKGPGLIPVLQQTGFINLGYAALFTIAILLRVLL; from the coding sequence GTGGCCACAACCGCCCAATGGATCTCCGGCTCGCGGCCGCGCACCCTGCCGATGGCCGTCGCGCCCGTCGTGATCGGCAGCGCCGCCGCGTTCGGACTCGGCGCATTCAAGCCCGTGAACGCCCTTCTCGCGGCGCTCGTGGCACTGGCGCTGCAGGTGGGCGTGAACTACGCGAACGACTATTCGGACGGCATCCGCGGCACCGACGACGACCGTGTGGGCCCCTTCCGGCTCACCGGCTCGAAGGCCGCGCAGCCCGCAGCGGTCAAGCGCGCAGCGTTCCTGGCGTTCGGCGTCGCCATGCTGTTCGGCCTGTTCCTCGTGGTGCTCTCCCAGGCGTGGTGGCTGCTTCTCGTGGGGGCAGGCTGCGTGGCCGCGGCCTGGGGCTACACGGGCGGCAAGCACCCGTACGGGTACATGGGCCTCGGCGACGTTTTCGTGTTCATCTTCTTTGGCCTCGTGGCCACGCTCGGCACCACGTTCACGCAGGCGGGCACGCTGAGCGCCGCTGCGTGGGTCGGGGCGATCGGGACCGGGCTCATCTCGGATGCGCTCCTCATGGCCAACAATGTCCGCGACATCCCCACGGACCGTGCGTCCGGCAAGCGGACTCTCGCCGTGCGGCTCGGGGACGCCCGCGCGAGGCGGGCCTACCTCCTGATGCTAGGGGTCGCCGTCCTCGGCCCGCTGGTGCTAGTGCCGTGGAACCCGTGGATGCTCATTGTCCTGCTGCTCGTCCCGGCATGCGTCACACCGTCCTGGATCATGCTCGGCGGCAAGAAGGGTCCCGGCCTCATCCCAGTGCTCCAGCAGACCGGTTTCATCAACCTCGGCTACGCCGCGCTGTTCACGATTGCGATCTTGCTCAGGGTGCTGCTCTAG
- a CDS encoding HNH endonuclease signature motif containing protein, producing the protein MSIEHEFDDGFTGSGEALPWWLAGELDNVLQAEEDVAAAGGPVEPEPWMVKAWELSDDPSTRPVRPPRPDDELLAIIAADLRAAAVADPDALVSDLFIDGELPSPAAIVAEVEAEAAGLLVARLERLDREDASRAAERTMALAALVRAVGGWRDDPFRRIEAPSIAASEVSAALKISARTAKGMVSEALELSRPSWAPLVAAMSAGRLPQRRVRTILDAAIPIPSANLGAFVAEAVDVAAPTDSHGTADPDRIPSPGALGRRLRRLAEKHSAEPLAARKAKAREHRRVDVEPAGDAMCWLTAYLPLEDAAAIDSRLESLARSLKGPTEGRTLPQLRADVFTDLLGEATLAGEGSLGGFRAQIIATIPAGTLAGTCNAAAEILGYGPIDPDAARLLASQAATWTRMWVDPGTGAPLAIGRTRYTPTAAMRRQLGVRDMVCRFPGCDKPASATEADHTTSWASGGETSTDNLALLCPEHHRLKSEGYWSARQIGRPQDAAAAERFTRTDEPAAQPHSIADTRGRSARAADSHATEPEGADSRGAPSRPPAPPPGTIEWISPTGRRYITYPEGDPPPPF; encoded by the coding sequence ATGAGCATCGAACACGAGTTCGACGATGGATTCACGGGGTCGGGAGAAGCACTCCCGTGGTGGCTGGCGGGCGAACTCGACAATGTGCTGCAGGCCGAGGAGGACGTCGCTGCTGCGGGCGGACCCGTTGAGCCCGAGCCGTGGATGGTCAAGGCGTGGGAGCTCAGCGACGATCCTTCGACGCGCCCCGTCAGGCCGCCGCGTCCCGACGACGAGCTCCTGGCCATCATCGCCGCCGACCTCCGCGCCGCGGCGGTCGCCGACCCCGATGCCTTGGTTAGCGACCTGTTCATCGACGGCGAGCTCCCCTCCCCCGCCGCCATCGTGGCCGAAGTGGAAGCCGAGGCCGCTGGGCTGCTGGTTGCCCGACTCGAGCGGCTGGACAGAGAGGATGCCTCACGGGCCGCCGAGCGGACGATGGCCCTGGCCGCCCTCGTGCGGGCCGTGGGTGGATGGCGCGACGACCCGTTCCGACGCATTGAAGCGCCGTCGATCGCGGCCTCCGAGGTGTCCGCTGCACTCAAGATCTCCGCCCGTACCGCCAAGGGCATGGTCAGCGAGGCGCTCGAGCTCTCCCGGCCGTCTTGGGCGCCGCTCGTCGCCGCGATGAGCGCTGGACGCCTGCCCCAGCGGCGCGTGCGGACCATCCTGGACGCAGCGATTCCGATCCCGAGCGCGAACCTGGGTGCGTTCGTCGCCGAGGCAGTCGATGTTGCGGCGCCGACCGATTCGCATGGCACCGCGGACCCAGACAGGATCCCGAGCCCCGGAGCACTGGGCCGGCGCCTGCGGCGTCTGGCCGAGAAGCACTCCGCCGAACCACTGGCCGCCCGCAAGGCGAAGGCACGTGAGCACCGTCGCGTTGACGTGGAGCCAGCCGGAGACGCAATGTGCTGGCTGACGGCGTACCTGCCGCTTGAGGACGCGGCGGCCATCGATTCGCGCCTTGAGAGCCTCGCCCGCTCGCTGAAGGGGCCCACCGAAGGCCGCACACTCCCTCAGCTGAGGGCCGATGTGTTCACGGATCTCCTCGGCGAGGCCACCCTGGCAGGAGAGGGATCCCTAGGAGGATTTCGCGCCCAGATCATCGCCACGATTCCAGCCGGAACGCTTGCGGGCACCTGCAACGCGGCCGCCGAGATCCTCGGATACGGGCCCATCGACCCCGATGCCGCACGACTCCTGGCCTCGCAGGCCGCCACATGGACCCGCATGTGGGTCGACCCTGGAACAGGCGCCCCGCTTGCTATCGGCCGCACTCGTTACACTCCGACTGCCGCAATGCGCAGACAGCTCGGGGTGAGGGACATGGTGTGCCGGTTTCCTGGCTGCGACAAGCCGGCTTCTGCGACGGAGGCAGACCACACCACGTCATGGGCCAGCGGCGGCGAGACGAGCACTGACAATCTGGCGCTCCTCTGCCCCGAACACCATCGGCTGAAGAGCGAGGGATATTGGTCGGCGCGCCAGATAGGGCGGCCCCAAGACGCCGCGGCGGCGGAACGGTTTACACGCACGGACGAGCCCGCGGCTCAACCCCACAGCATCGCGGACACGCGGGGACGCAGTGCCCGCGCGGCAGACTCCCACGCCACGGAACCCGAAGGCGCCGACTCCAGAGGGGCGCCATCCCGCCCACCCGCACCACCGCCCGGGACCATCGAATGGATCTCTCCCACGGGGCGCCGATACATCACCTACCCCGAGGGAGACCCGCCGCCGCCCTTCTAG
- a CDS encoding DUF4229 domain-containing protein, whose protein sequence is MASLKYFLIRTVLFVVPFAVFMVIGIGAILSAIFAVIFAFAVNFLFLNRQRNAAAGEVRDVFSGRKEVRTKQELNDAEVEDAFDDAQRGQAGDAQGPTDASAGSTSGERTASGERTAASAERIVASGERTANGADGGESVEGHVSGEPNDADPGSSPKL, encoded by the coding sequence GTGGCATCCCTCAAGTACTTCCTGATCCGTACCGTCCTGTTTGTTGTTCCGTTCGCAGTCTTCATGGTCATCGGGATCGGCGCCATCCTCTCGGCGATCTTCGCTGTCATCTTCGCCTTCGCGGTTAACTTCCTGTTTCTGAACCGTCAGCGCAACGCAGCGGCGGGCGAGGTGCGGGATGTGTTCAGCGGCCGCAAGGAGGTCCGCACCAAGCAGGAGCTGAACGACGCCGAGGTTGAGGACGCCTTCGACGACGCCCAGCGTGGTCAGGCGGGCGACGCTCAGGGGCCCACGGATGCGAGCGCAGGCAGCACTTCGGGTGAGCGCACTGCTTCGGGTGAGCGCACTGCTGCTTCGGCAGAGCGGATTGTTGCTTCGGGTGAGCGCACTGCCAATGGCGCCGACGGTGGGGAGTCGGTCGAGGGGCACGTTAGCGGCGAGCCCAACGATGCCGACCCGGGATCGTCGCCCAAACTGTGA
- a CDS encoding PLDc N-terminal domain-containing protein, which produces MVRVLPWLIVLVAWLYGMVDCALSDRNGVRGGISKTVWFLIAVLPAVGTALWFIYGRPRGTTPPRTGSDKGRRPVAPDDDPDFLRGL; this is translated from the coding sequence ATGGTCCGCGTTCTTCCTTGGCTCATCGTTCTCGTCGCCTGGCTGTATGGCATGGTCGACTGCGCCCTGAGCGACCGGAACGGTGTCCGCGGCGGGATCTCGAAGACAGTCTGGTTCCTCATCGCCGTGCTGCCCGCCGTCGGCACCGCGCTCTGGTTCATCTACGGCCGTCCGCGCGGCACGACGCCGCCACGCACCGGGAGCGACAAGGGTCGCCGTCCGGTGGCACCGGACGACGACCCTGACTTCCTGCGCGGCCTCTGA
- a CDS encoding ABC transporter substrate-binding protein: MTTLTRRTALKLFAGTAAVGLLAGCGTGGGKNADGSVTLRFTWWGNDVRNKQTQQVIDAFQAAHPNIKIQAEPGVWSGYWDKLATQTAANDAPDVIQMDLAYIAEYGGRGALLDLTKQKELDTSSFDANTLAAGQYGGKLYGVSTGQNALAIFANVKVFQAAGVPLPNDATWTWDDYLATAKALGAGASQGGATNYGASYGITDQNLSMWLRQRGESLYTNDGQTGFTVDGVASFMAFQKKLLDAKAAPPASVAQEDIGAAVEQTLAATNKTGMSFWWTNQLGALAKATGSDIKLLRVPSQDGSSKDNGLFYKPSMYWSASSRSKHPAEAATFIDYLVNSTDVAKVITTERGFSTSQKVQDAIKPLLTPTDKTALGFLTAIKPEVGSAPAVPPVGTSKVADALGRRVTDVLFGRADAQASAAAFKNDADTLIKNAKK, translated from the coding sequence ATGACGACTCTGACGCGACGCACAGCACTCAAGCTCTTCGCCGGCACGGCGGCTGTGGGTCTCCTCGCTGGTTGCGGCACTGGCGGCGGCAAGAACGCCGACGGATCCGTCACTCTCCGCTTCACGTGGTGGGGCAACGACGTGCGCAACAAGCAGACGCAACAAGTCATCGACGCGTTCCAGGCAGCCCACCCCAATATCAAGATCCAGGCGGAGCCCGGCGTCTGGTCAGGCTATTGGGACAAGCTCGCAACCCAGACGGCTGCCAATGATGCCCCGGACGTCATCCAGATGGATCTGGCCTATATCGCGGAGTACGGCGGGCGGGGGGCGCTCCTCGACCTCACGAAGCAGAAGGAACTCGACACATCGTCCTTCGATGCGAACACGCTCGCGGCCGGCCAATACGGGGGCAAGCTCTACGGGGTCAGCACCGGCCAGAACGCGCTCGCGATCTTCGCCAACGTCAAGGTCTTCCAAGCGGCAGGGGTCCCGCTCCCAAACGACGCCACATGGACTTGGGACGACTACCTCGCCACCGCGAAGGCCCTTGGCGCTGGGGCCTCGCAGGGCGGGGCAACCAACTATGGCGCCTCGTACGGCATCACGGACCAGAATCTGAGCATGTGGCTGCGGCAGCGTGGGGAGTCCCTTTACACGAACGACGGCCAGACTGGCTTCACGGTGGACGGCGTCGCCTCCTTCATGGCCTTCCAGAAGAAGTTGCTCGATGCCAAGGCGGCCCCGCCGGCTAGCGTCGCGCAGGAGGATATCGGCGCTGCTGTCGAGCAGACGCTCGCGGCGACCAACAAGACAGGCATGTCGTTCTGGTGGACCAACCAGCTAGGGGCCCTCGCCAAGGCCACGGGCAGCGACATCAAGCTTCTCCGCGTCCCGAGTCAGGACGGCAGTTCGAAGGATAACGGGCTGTTCTACAAGCCCTCGATGTACTGGTCGGCATCGTCACGCTCGAAGCACCCGGCAGAGGCTGCAACGTTCATCGACTATCTCGTCAACAGCACGGACGTGGCCAAGGTGATCACCACTGAGCGGGGATTCTCGACGTCGCAGAAGGTGCAGGACGCGATCAAACCGCTCCTCACCCCGACGGATAAGACGGCGCTCGGATTCCTTACTGCGATCAAGCCCGAGGTAGGGTCGGCGCCGGCCGTTCCGCCGGTGGGCACGAGCAAGGTCGCCGACGCCCTTGGCCGCCGCGTGACGGACGTGCTCTTCGGCCGGGCGGACGCTCAGGCCTCGGCAGCGGCGTTCAAGAATGACGCCGACACGCTCATCAAGAACGCCAAGAAATAG
- a CDS encoding carbohydrate ABC transporter permease, whose translation MSALAELGNLGKSSAARPTKGAPNGHRPKATRPKDNRAAFIFLAPWILGLIAITVGPMLVSLYLSFTDYNLIQDPNWIGLDNFTRMFGDERFWNSLGVTLTYVIVGVPLQLGLALIVALALDKGLKGLAFYRSVFYLPSLLGSSVAVAILWKQMFGTSGLVNQLLAVFGIHGPGWISDPSTALGSIILLHVWTFGSPMIIFLAGLRQIPTMYYEAAAVDGAGRITRFLKITLPLLSPIIFFNLVLQIIGAFQSFTQAFIVSGGTGGPSDSTMFFTLYLYQRGFGQFDMGYASAMAWVLVIIVGAFTAINFYASKFWVFYDD comes from the coding sequence ATGAGCGCCCTCGCCGAGCTCGGAAACCTCGGCAAGAGCTCCGCGGCACGCCCCACCAAGGGCGCTCCCAACGGACACCGGCCCAAGGCCACCCGGCCCAAGGACAACAGGGCCGCCTTCATCTTCCTCGCACCGTGGATCTTGGGCCTGATAGCCATCACGGTCGGCCCGATGCTCGTCTCGCTCTATCTTTCCTTCACGGACTACAACCTCATCCAGGACCCGAACTGGATCGGGCTGGACAACTTCACCCGCATGTTCGGCGACGAGCGGTTCTGGAACTCCCTCGGCGTGACCCTCACGTACGTCATCGTCGGCGTCCCGCTCCAGCTCGGCCTCGCGCTCATTGTGGCCCTCGCCTTGGACAAGGGCCTCAAGGGGCTCGCCTTCTACCGCTCGGTGTTCTACCTGCCCTCCCTGCTCGGCTCGTCCGTGGCGGTGGCCATCCTGTGGAAGCAGATGTTCGGCACCTCCGGCCTCGTCAACCAGCTCCTGGCCGTCTTCGGTATCCACGGCCCGGGCTGGATCTCCGATCCGAGCACCGCGCTGGGCAGCATCATCCTGCTCCACGTCTGGACTTTCGGCTCCCCCATGATCATCTTCCTCGCGGGGCTGCGGCAGATCCCCACGATGTACTACGAAGCGGCCGCCGTCGACGGTGCCGGCCGGATCACCCGCTTCCTCAAGATCACCCTGCCGCTGCTGAGCCCGATCATCTTCTTCAACCTCGTCCTGCAGATCATCGGCGCTTTCCAGTCGTTCACGCAGGCCTTCATCGTCTCCGGCGGCACCGGCGGCCCGAGCGACTCGACGATGTTCTTCACGCTCTACCTGTACCAGCGCGGCTTCGGCCAGTTCGACATGGGCTACGCCTCCGCCATGGCCTGGGTCCTGGTGATCATCGTCGGAGCCTTCACTGCAATCAACTTCTACGCATCGAAATTCTGGGTGTTCTATGACGACTGA
- a CDS encoding carbohydrate ABC transporter permease, which translates to MTTEAAPHSNVPSAATAHRTGAAPGAPRAVVRPVPPSNDAGQGSNGDAPPARRRRLPRGDLALSPRQRVKSLLKHVVLIAAAIVMIYPLLWMLVSSFRPSDDVFRAPGLWLAEAHPENYANGWNALSSPFGTYLLNSTIVVLGAIIGNLVSCSMAAYAFARLDFSGKKWMFAAMLITIMLPIHVIIVPQYILFSQIGWINTFWPLIVPKLLATDAFFVFLMVQFIRGIPRELDEAARIDGAGHPRIFLRVILPLMTPALATTTIFTFIWTWSDFFSQLIYLTSPDVFTVPVALRAFVDAQSSTDWGSMFAMSVVSLLPVFIAFLIGQKFLVKGIATTGIK; encoded by the coding sequence ATGACGACTGAAGCAGCCCCTCACAGCAACGTCCCGAGCGCCGCCACAGCGCACCGCACGGGCGCCGCGCCGGGCGCCCCACGCGCCGTCGTGCGCCCCGTCCCGCCCAGCAACGACGCGGGCCAGGGCAGCAACGGCGACGCCCCGCCAGCCCGCAGGCGCCGGCTTCCCCGAGGAGACCTGGCCCTCAGCCCGCGCCAACGGGTCAAGAGCCTCCTGAAACACGTGGTGCTGATCGCGGCAGCGATCGTGATGATCTACCCGCTGCTGTGGATGCTCGTCTCCTCGTTCCGCCCGAGCGACGACGTCTTCCGCGCCCCTGGCCTGTGGCTGGCCGAGGCGCACCCCGAGAACTACGCCAACGGCTGGAACGCCCTCAGCTCCCCCTTCGGGACCTACCTGCTCAACTCCACGATCGTCGTCCTTGGCGCGATCATCGGCAATCTCGTCTCGTGCTCGATGGCCGCCTACGCCTTCGCGCGGCTGGACTTCTCGGGCAAGAAGTGGATGTTCGCGGCGATGCTCATCACGATCATGCTGCCCATCCACGTGATCATAGTGCCGCAGTACATCCTGTTCTCGCAGATCGGCTGGATCAATACGTTCTGGCCGCTCATCGTGCCCAAGCTCCTGGCCACCGACGCGTTCTTCGTCTTCCTGATGGTCCAGTTCATCCGCGGCATCCCCCGCGAGCTCGACGAGGCTGCCAGAATCGACGGCGCGGGCCACCCCCGTATCTTCCTGCGCGTGATCCTTCCCCTCATGACCCCTGCGCTGGCCACCACGACGATCTTCACGTTCATCTGGACTTGGAGCGACTTCTTCAGCCAGCTGATCTACCTCACCTCCCCGGACGTCTTCACCGTCCCCGTGGCGCTTCGCGCCTTCGTCGATGCCCAGTCCAGCACCGACTGGGGCTCGATGTTCGCCATGTCGGTCGTTTCCCTCCTGCCCGTCTTCATCGCCTTCCTCATCGGCCAGAAGTTCCTCGTCAAGGGCATCGCAACCACCGGCATCAAGTAG